The following nucleotide sequence is from Solanum dulcamara chromosome 7, daSolDulc1.2, whole genome shotgun sequence.
GATCTTCAAAGGAACCTCCCAATACGTTCTTCACGATAAGATATTAGATCAACCCCTTCACTTGACTAAGATATCCATTTGAGTTGGTAAATGATCTTCAAGGGCATCTCCTCGTCAAGATAGCCCTTCATTTGACTAGATATCCTTTCTGAATTTCTAGTATAACAATACCTATACATAATCGTGCTTTAAGCAGCTCAGTTTCCGCGGCCAATCTCCTTAATGTCCGAGGGAAACAAGGCTACAGAGATGTCAGCCAGCTTCTTGCTGCTCAACCGAGACCTTGCAACCTTTGATTGCATTGGAGCATTTGGCGCCATTTCTACCTCATCGGTATCACCCAACTCCTCCACATCAAGAGGATCCCGAAAAGGAAGTGTCTTTCTTGGTGTGCTAAAGTCAAAATGCCATCCTTTTGCAATCAAGGACTGATCATACATACATACAGAAAAACAATAGCTCATCAATGCTTCATTCGACTAATTAACACTTCATTAATTACGTAATATTTAACAATACTTCAATGATAATTAAAGCTTACCGCTTCTCTAAGAGCCCTTGATAAATGAAACAGACTCTTTAAATCGTCGTGATCAACTctacataatatttttatctgCATAATAATGAGCATGAAAATGAACAATACGCGTAAGTAACACAACATATAAGAAAcacaaaaaggaaataaaattatgaaCCAACCAAGATATCTTTAGGCAACGATTCAAGGACAGATTTGTCGTTTGTAGAAAACAAGTTTTGGCTGCAGATTCTCTTGGTTGGTGTGGTTGAAATGAAATCGACGTCAACTGTGTTTGATAAAGCGACTCTCTTCCGCCCAAACGAGGTACTCCTCACAATGCCTAGCCCCAAATCTTCACAATTGTTCCCCAATGCCATTTTCTTCTTAGTCTTCACAAAAAAAACAACTGCAAGATCCAAATTTTTTCACCAAAGCAGACAACACCACAAATAACCAATCAGTATTATCTCAATAATCAGCCCCAAAACTCACAAAAAATGAGTAAAGTATCCATTAACCAAGAAACCAAAATCCAAACTCACTCTAAGCATAGTCTAATGCTAAACTACTTTGGAAATGGACCAAAACTATAAAGACTCAAAGAACCAAAACCAAATCTTTGGAAATGGACATAGCTATAATGAATAACAATTTAGTATTACCAAAACTCAGCAAAATGAACAAAGTATCCAATTACCAAGAAACCAAAATCCAATCAAACACTAAAAGTTGAGATAACAAATATCCCGAAACCCAACTGCAAGATCCATTTTTTTTTCACCGAAGCAGCAAAAACAACATACCCATAGTAAACCACAAGCAGGGTCCGGGGACGGTAGTGTATACACAGCGTTATCCCTATAACCTTGTaaaggtagagagactgttttcgaTAAACCCTCGGCTCAAGCAAAGCAAAAAGAATAACCTATCAGTATTATACCAATAATCAACTTCCAACCTCATCAAAAAGAATAAAGTATCCAACAGCCAAAACCCAATCAAGCTCTAAGCATAATCTatcaataaaaaattgaaatctttGTAATGGCCCAAACTATAAAGACCCAAAACCAAATCTTTGTAAATGGACATAACCAACCCCCAAACTCAGCAACAATGAAGAAAGTATCCAAGAACCAAGAACCAAAAAACAATCTAACTCTTAACACTAAAATTGAAATCTTTGGAAATAGACATAACCAACCCCCACACTcagcaaaaatgaacaaaaaagtATCCAATAACCAAGAACCATAATCCAATCAAACTCTTTAACACTAAAAATGAAATCTTGGAAAAATAGACATAACCAACCCCCAAACTcagcaaaaatgaacaaaaaagtATCCAATAACCAAGAACCATAATCCAATCAAACTCTTAACACTAGAAATGAAATCTTTGGAAATAGACAAAATCAACCCCCAAACTCATCAAAGATGAACAAAAAAGTATGCAATAACCAATTACCAAAATCCAATCAAACTCTTAACACTAAAAATGAAATCTTTGGAAATGGACATAACTAACCCCCAAATTCAGCAAAAATTCAATCAAGAAACCAAAATCCAATCAAACTCTTTAAAGCACAATCTAAAACACCATAAAAATCAAATCTTTGTATATCCCAAACCTAAAAACACCCAAGTCACCAAAAACACCAAATAAAAATCAATCTATCAATCAATACCTAAAAGATACTCTGTATCAACACCAAAGTTGTGTTTTTTTTAAcagtagaatatatatatatatatatatatatataggatacAAACTTTGTTAAAGAACCCTAAATTGAAGgcaaaaataaattgataaaattgaaGTAAAACAGTTGTTTCTGAAGAAGGAAACAAAAATTACCTCCCCAACTGCAAAATTCCTCCACTTGCTTGACAGTTCAGTCAAATgggtcttttttttttccttatataCACACAGattcttgaaaaaaattaaatcttttcttctttttctttctccctCCTTTTGTTTTCTTTGCTTCTAAGAAATTAAGAGTATTAATTTTAAATGGAAATAAGTAATATATAAAATTGTGAAAAAAGATTCCTCTCTGATCCAGAAAAGggaatcaaattttcttgtgattttttttttttgtgtgtgttatgtGATGATTAAATGTTACCAAAATCGATTGTTTGTGTGATGTGGCAATTTGTTCTGTCCACGTTGGTATGTCGGTAGCTTCTATCATGTTCTACACCTTTAAAAAGACTGTAAAAAATTGCCTTTATAAAGTTCAATAGTTGtgcaaaataatttatttttttggtgtatcaaaatcaatttttctaattttgagATAGGACTAAAATCTCTATTATCAAGGTCAATCTTTAGTAAATTATACTGAAGTATGTATTATTGatgtaataattatttaatatgttttttttcaatggtttattgaaaataattttgctATATTTAAGGTAGGATTAAGATCTATTTTGTCGAGATTTTATTTTGAGACATTATATTgaatatgttattttttaataggTGTGCAAAATTGTTGGACATAATTACCATGTGACGTTTAACTTTTgaggtataattttttttacctgATTGCATTTTGTTTGGATGGTTATTACATATAGTTTTAGAATGTATTTGAATGATCGTAATGTATCGTCTTAAAATTCACATTTGAATGATTGTTACGTATCCTTTCATAATTATGcatttggatggttgttatgtactttttataatatatttgaatgGTCATTACGTACTGTTTCATAGTTCATACCGTTTCATAATATATTTGGATGGTTATTATATGCCgtttcataatatatttttgatggTTATTACGTACCGTTTATAATGTGTCATATTAGGTTATATTGTATTGTTCTACATcatattgaattaaaaaaaagtataat
It contains:
- the LOC129896704 gene encoding F-box protein At1g61340-like; translated protein: MALGNNCEDLGLGIVRSTSFGRKRVALSNTVDVDFISTTPTKRICSQNLFSTNDKSVLESLPKDILIKILCRVDHDDLKSLFHLSRALREASLIAKGWHFDFSTPRKTLPFRDPLDVEELGDTDEVEMAPNAPMQSKVARSRLSSKKLADISVALFPSDIKEIGRGN